ATCGTTCGGGCACCGCTGCACACCGACGAAGACGTGGTCCGCCTGCGCAAGATGGTGCGCGAGGATATGGTGGCGCTCAAGTTTTCCCTGACCGACCAGACCAAGATGGTGACGGCGGCCAGTGAACTGGCGCGCAATGTGCTGCGCTACGGCGGGGGCGGCCATGCCGAGCTGCAGCAGCTGATGGAAAACGGCGTGCGCGGCGTGCGCGCCAGCTTCATTGACGAAGGCCCCGGCATTCCGGACATCGAGATCGCCATGCGCGACGGCTACACCAGCGGCGGCGGCATGGGCCTGGGTCTGTCCGGCGCCAAGCGCCTGGCCGATGAATTCGAGATCGACAGCGCGCCGGGCAAGGGCACCACCGTCACCATCACGAAATGGAAGCCCTTTTGAACAATCTTGGCAAGCAGGTGTCCTTTCACATCAGTGAATCGAGCGAGATTGCTTCCGCCCGCCGGACCGGCAACGAGCTGGCGCGCCGCCTTGGTTTCGACGAGGTGCGCACCGGCCAGGTGGCGATCGTCATCACCGAAGCCGGTACCAATATTGTCAAGCACGCCCAGCATGGCGAAATCCTGCTGCGCCCAGTCGAAGCCGACGGCGTCATGGGAATTGAGATCATGTCCCTGGACAAAGGGCCCGGCATGGCCAACCTGCCATTGCTGATGCAGGACGGTCACTCCACAGCCGGCAGCTATGGCGTGGGCATGGGTGCCATCGGCCGCCTGACCCAGGAGTTCGACATTTATTCGGTTCCCGGCCAGGGCACGGTGATGATGATGGTCTTGTGGGCCGACGGCATTGGCCCGCTGAACAGCGAATGGCAGGTGGGCGCCGTGTGCGTGCCGATCGCCGGCGAGGATGCATGCGGCGACGCGTTTCGGATTGGCGTGGGGCGCCAGTGCATCACGGTATGCGCGGCCGATGGCCTCGGTCACGGTCCCGATGCCGCACGCGCTTCCGATCCCGCAGTGGCACTGGCCGCCAGCCATCCTGACCTGCCGGCGGCGGAGCTGATGGCACATGCCCACCGCGCCCTGCACGGCACGCGCGGCGCGGCAATGGCCATCGCGATCATTGATCCTGGTGCCGGGCGGCTCGATTTTGCCGGCGTCGGCAACCTGGCCGGCTGCATTTTTTACCAGGACACGCGGCGCCACCTGATGTCGCACAATGGCATCGTGGGCAGCAATATGCGCAAGGTGCAGGCATTCGAGCATGAATGGGGCGCCGGCGCCACGCTCGTCATCCATTCCGACGGCATCGCCACGCGCTGGGATGTGAATGCCTACCAGGGGCTCATGTTCCGTCATCCCGCCCTCATCGCAGCCGTGTTGTACCGCGACTTCGCGCGCCAGCGCGACGACGCCATGGTGCTGGTGCTGCGCCAGCTGGACCGAGGGCCATGACACTGCGCATCCTCAAGCTGGCCATCGCCACCGAACTCGATGTGGTGGCGGCGCGCCAGCGCGCGCGCGAGATCGCGGTCAGCTGCCAGTTTGCGATGCAGGACCAGGTGCGCATCGCCACTTCGGTCTCTGAGCTGGCGCGCAATGTCTTCAACTATGCCGGCAGCGGCCAGGTCGAATTCCTCATGGGGCAGTTCGAAGGCAAACAGGCGCTTGAGATCAAGCTGGAAGACAATGGGCCGGGCATCGGCCACCTCGATGAAGTCCTGGGGGGCAATTACAAGTCCAGCACCGGCATGGGCGTGGGCCTGATCGGCGCGCGCCGCATGATGGATGGCTTCGACATCGACACGGGCCGCGGCGCCGGCACCCGCATCGTGATGCACAAGCTGCTGCCGTCGGAGGTCAACCGCATCACGGCGCCGATGGTGGGGGAAATGAGCGCCCGCCTGCGGGCGCAGATGCCCGACTCGGTGCTGGCCGAAGTGCAGCATCAGAACCAGGAGCTGCTGAGCACCCTGGCCGAACTGAA
This region of Massilia sp. PAMC28688 genomic DNA includes:
- a CDS encoding anti-sigma regulatory factor → MSNSDSIVRAPLHTDEDVVRLRKMVREDMVALKFSLTDQTKMVTAASELARNVLRYGGGGHAELQQLMENGVRGVRASFIDEGPGIPDIEIAMRDGYTSGGGMGLGLSGAKRLADEFEIDSAPGKGTTVTITKWKPF
- a CDS encoding ATP-binding SpoIIE family protein phosphatase, whose amino-acid sequence is MNNLGKQVSFHISESSEIASARRTGNELARRLGFDEVRTGQVAIVITEAGTNIVKHAQHGEILLRPVEADGVMGIEIMSLDKGPGMANLPLLMQDGHSTAGSYGVGMGAIGRLTQEFDIYSVPGQGTVMMMVLWADGIGPLNSEWQVGAVCVPIAGEDACGDAFRIGVGRQCITVCAADGLGHGPDAARASDPAVALAASHPDLPAAELMAHAHRALHGTRGAAMAIAIIDPGAGRLDFAGVGNLAGCIFYQDTRRHLMSHNGIVGSNMRKVQAFEHEWGAGATLVIHSDGIATRWDVNAYQGLMFRHPALIAAVLYRDFARQRDDAMVLVLRQLDRGP